Proteins from one Leptonema illini DSM 21528 genomic window:
- a CDS encoding ATP-binding cassette domain-containing protein produces MSEELSRLAFSSARIGIGDLLLIDDLNITLDRGDRLLLLGPNGSGKSTLLSVILGNRQIQAGNFTSTFSRIGYVPQWKKVEFQYPLTVERLLSLAFPLPAFSGSEKKRRSERIERMLSMVKMDDRRHRLLRECSGGELQRAFLARAFLLNPDLLILDEPISAVDQEGRNQILDLLRIYCEERNPAVILTIHDSEPDWQEFFTRRAHISGRRLVEERES; encoded by the coding sequence GTGAGCGAAGAGTTATCCAGACTTGCCTTCTCTTCAGCTCGCATCGGAATCGGTGATCTGCTTCTGATCGACGATCTGAATATCACGCTTGATAGAGGAGACCGGCTGCTGCTTCTCGGCCCGAACGGAAGCGGCAAATCGACGCTGCTGTCGGTCATCCTCGGGAATCGGCAGATTCAAGCCGGGAACTTTACATCGACCTTTTCGAGAATCGGCTATGTTCCTCAGTGGAAAAAGGTGGAGTTTCAGTATCCGTTAACCGTCGAGCGATTGCTCTCGCTGGCCTTTCCGTTGCCGGCCTTTTCGGGCTCCGAAAAAAAGCGACGCAGCGAGAGAATCGAACGCATGCTATCGATGGTAAAGATGGATGATCGACGCCACAGGCTTCTTCGCGAATGCTCGGGCGGTGAATTGCAGCGGGCCTTTCTTGCGCGGGCCTTCTTGCTGAATCCCGACCTGCTGATACTTGATGAGCCGATCAGCGCCGTCGATCAGGAAGGCCGGAATCAGATTCTCGATCTTCTGCGCATCTATTGTGAGGAACGCAATCCGGCGGTGATCCTGACCATACATGACAGCGAGCCAGACTGGCAGGAGTTCTTCACGCGCAGAGCTCATATCTCGGGACGCCGGCTTGTAGAAGAGAGGGAATCATGA
- a CDS encoding metal ABC transporter permease: protein MNTENEILSALFFYKAQILTGALIGVLTALLGVFVILRRMIFSGIALSQAASAAVVLTLLVQLHSEPVVFAVTLALFSPFYFLQQKAERNPDAVLAGALVFFAALGQVLLAFGAGAQNHLITAFFGNILTMPEDEWKHLWMPLTVGSIAFAYLYRPLLAVSFDRVYAKNSGLRPALIELPFFLLLTACLTTAIYLMGSFYSIAHLVIPGLIGLAFARSMGRAFAIAAVVSLVGTFLGFLISLIPIEVAGTTINLPTSSTVVMVLAAFLPLLLASE from the coding sequence ATGAACACAGAAAACGAAATCCTCTCGGCCCTTTTCTTTTATAAGGCTCAGATCCTTACAGGCGCTCTGATCGGCGTACTCACCGCACTTCTGGGAGTCTTCGTGATTCTGCGCCGCATGATCTTCTCGGGCATCGCCCTATCACAGGCGGCATCGGCTGCCGTCGTGCTCACCCTGCTCGTTCAGCTTCACAGCGAACCGGTCGTCTTTGCCGTCACGCTCGCCCTGTTCAGTCCTTTCTATTTTCTACAACAGAAAGCGGAGCGCAATCCAGACGCCGTTCTGGCAGGCGCCCTCGTCTTCTTCGCCGCTCTGGGTCAGGTGCTTCTTGCTTTCGGCGCCGGAGCGCAGAATCATCTTATCACGGCCTTTTTCGGGAATATTCTGACGATGCCCGAAGACGAATGGAAACATCTGTGGATGCCGTTAACCGTCGGCTCGATCGCCTTCGCCTATCTCTATCGTCCTCTGCTTGCCGTCTCGTTTGACCGGGTGTATGCGAAGAATTCAGGACTTCGCCCGGCTCTGATCGAGCTGCCGTTCTTTCTACTGTTAACGGCCTGCCTGACGACAGCCATCTATCTCATGGGCTCTTTTTACAGCATCGCACATCTTGTCATTCCCGGATTGATCGGGCTGGCCTTCGCCCGAAGTATGGGGCGGGCCTTTGCCATTGCCGCCGTCGTTTCCCTTGTCGGAACCTTTCTCGGCTTCCTGATCAGCCTGATCCCGATTGAGGTGGCCGGTACGACGATCAACCTGCCCACCTCAAGCACCGTGGTTATGGTTCTTGCGGCGTTTCTTCCGCTCCTGCTCGCATCAGAGTGA
- a CDS encoding heavy metal translocating P-type ATPase, protein MTSPIRETAGNSSRKIDGCYHCGLPVETDSFRLQSAAEELHFCCNGCKNAYLLIQQEGLGSYYQSRTDFASRPDEKQMPEEALYRALEDRIASKGQDGEQSFLEGTFLIRGIHCASCVWLNEKILRNIDGVISAEVQLVTSRVHLKWNPEKTDLARLARAVSKVGYRLLPVQEKENVELKKASVSLLKKMAVAGFFTGNIMLISFSLYAGMFSFMDELTKQFFHFVAWLMATPVYLYSASEFFKAAWASIRNRVLGMDILTASGLSLAYFYSVYVTLTGKGEVFFDAVCFVVFAILIGRFLESRIRLKTWYYTHNLISHIPDFARLLNAGVDIDDLDEESQVRIAPLEDVKIGDRFVVRNGEALPVDGRLLSESAETDESALTGEFRPRQRKAGEILTAGSRAAGEKAIVLEATSTHATSTLTRIMSMAEESLRDRPRSERIASRAAAIFIGFVLLAGVATFFYWFEIRNDLPGAILHTLSLLIVACPCALSLSIPTAILVAMQHSFSRGCLIHKAEHLEILAKAKHFAFDKTGTITTGKMHVSRIDGCSAGKAPEYLLLAAQIQASTGIEHPLATAFIESAPKHQRLRRDDIETTYLTGRGVQALVPVNIAGGGADSFAKAAYHLGSLPYLEELGYGIGAVSLDGIATPVGFGRTMNGQKELLCVFQLQDTIRPEAASVVAELNKAGDTELLTGDGEQTAALVTQGTGLRSFQASMTPEQKRDRIAELRKTGVTVMLGDGVNDTVALSAAHVGITFAEASRLALYSADILLLKPDLRLLTFMTRLSRRTRMKIVQNLSISFGYNVLLLPLAFFGYITPLLGAIFMSLSSICVVLNSLTLMRAGAEETPQEP, encoded by the coding sequence ATGACCTCTCCGATTCGTGAGACTGCGGGCAACTCGTCCCGGAAGATAGACGGCTGCTATCACTGCGGCCTGCCCGTTGAAACCGATTCCTTTCGCTTGCAGAGCGCCGCTGAAGAGCTGCATTTCTGCTGTAATGGTTGCAAGAACGCCTATCTCTTGATTCAACAGGAAGGCCTCGGCAGCTATTATCAATCGCGCACGGACTTTGCCTCACGGCCCGACGAGAAGCAGATGCCCGAAGAGGCCCTTTATCGAGCGCTCGAAGATCGCATCGCATCGAAGGGACAGGACGGAGAGCAGAGCTTTCTTGAAGGAACCTTCCTGATTCGCGGAATCCACTGCGCCTCCTGCGTATGGCTGAACGAGAAGATATTACGGAATATCGACGGAGTGATCTCGGCCGAAGTGCAGCTGGTAACAAGTCGCGTTCATCTGAAGTGGAATCCCGAGAAGACGGATCTGGCGCGACTTGCGCGGGCCGTTTCAAAGGTCGGATACCGACTTCTACCCGTTCAGGAGAAGGAAAACGTCGAGCTGAAAAAGGCCTCGGTCAGCCTTCTTAAAAAAATGGCCGTCGCCGGATTCTTCACCGGCAACATCATGCTGATCAGCTTTTCGCTGTATGCGGGCATGTTCAGTTTCATGGACGAGCTGACGAAGCAGTTCTTTCATTTCGTCGCCTGGCTGATGGCCACACCCGTTTATCTCTATTCCGCCTCTGAATTCTTCAAGGCCGCCTGGGCGTCGATTCGCAACCGTGTGCTCGGCATGGATATACTGACGGCGTCGGGGCTTTCGCTTGCCTATTTTTACAGCGTCTATGTGACGTTAACCGGCAAGGGAGAAGTCTTTTTCGACGCCGTTTGCTTCGTCGTCTTCGCCATTTTAATCGGACGCTTTCTGGAAAGCCGCATCCGCTTGAAGACCTGGTATTATACGCATAACCTCATCAGTCATATTCCAGATTTCGCACGCCTTCTGAACGCCGGCGTCGATATCGACGACCTCGACGAGGAGTCGCAGGTGAGAATCGCTCCGCTTGAAGACGTAAAAATAGGGGATCGTTTTGTTGTGCGTAACGGCGAGGCGCTGCCCGTCGACGGACGTCTTCTCAGCGAATCGGCCGAAACCGACGAATCGGCATTAACGGGCGAGTTTCGTCCGAGACAGCGCAAGGCGGGCGAGATTCTTACGGCCGGGTCGCGGGCGGCGGGCGAAAAGGCGATCGTGCTTGAGGCGACGAGCACGCATGCAACAAGCACGCTGACAAGAATCATGAGCATGGCCGAAGAGAGTCTTCGCGACCGGCCGCGATCCGAGCGCATCGCCAGCAGAGCGGCCGCTATCTTCATCGGCTTCGTTCTTCTTGCCGGAGTGGCGACTTTCTTTTACTGGTTTGAGATACGCAATGATCTTCCCGGAGCGATTCTGCATACGCTCTCGCTTTTGATCGTCGCCTGTCCGTGCGCCCTTTCGTTATCCATTCCGACGGCGATCCTTGTGGCGATGCAACACTCGTTTTCGCGCGGATGTCTGATTCATAAGGCCGAACACCTTGAGATTCTCGCAAAGGCAAAGCACTTCGCCTTCGATAAGACGGGAACGATTACGACCGGTAAGATGCATGTTTCGCGCATCGACGGCTGCTCTGCCGGTAAAGCGCCGGAGTATCTTCTACTTGCAGCACAGATCCAGGCCTCGACGGGCATCGAGCATCCGCTTGCGACGGCCTTTATCGAATCGGCGCCGAAGCATCAGAGGCTGCGCCGTGACGACATCGAGACGACGTATCTTACAGGCCGCGGCGTGCAGGCACTCGTTCCGGTTAACATTGCAGGTGGGGGTGCGGATTCTTTCGCTAAGGCCGCCTATCATCTCGGTTCGCTTCCTTATCTGGAAGAGCTTGGATACGGTATCGGGGCGGTTTCGCTCGACGGCATTGCTACGCCGGTGGGCTTCGGCCGAACGATGAACGGCCAGAAGGAGCTGCTCTGCGTCTTTCAATTGCAGGATACTATTCGACCGGAGGCCGCCTCCGTCGTCGCAGAACTGAATAAAGCGGGCGACACCGAGCTGTTAACCGGCGACGGAGAGCAGACGGCGGCCCTTGTGACGCAGGGAACCGGTCTGCGATCGTTCCAGGCGTCGATGACGCCCGAGCAGAAGCGAGACCGTATCGCAGAGCTACGCAAGACTGGCGTCACCGTAATGCTCGGCGACGGAGTAAACGACACGGTGGCCCTTTCGGCCGCTCACGTGGGTATTACCTTTGCCGAGGCTTCGCGTCTTGCACTTTATTCGGCCGACATTCTTCTGTTGAAACCCGATCTGCGACTTCTGACGTTTATGACCAGGCTTTCGCGTCGTACAAGAATGAAGATCGTGCAGAACCTTTCGATATCGTTCGGCTATAACGTATTACTTCTGCCTCTGGCGTTTTTCGGTTATATCACGCCGCTGCTTGGCGCGATTTTCATGTCTCTCAGCTCTATATGCGTCGTTTTGAATTCTCTCACTCTGATGCGAGCAGGAGCGGAAGAAACGCCGCAAGAACCATAA
- the ccoS gene encoding cbb3-type cytochrome oxidase assembly protein CcoS: MLPIAVIIALGFLVFFFWSVKNGDYNDPEMPGHRMVLDEEDDVDTSIKKKSAKKEGRA, translated from the coding sequence ATGCTTCCCATTGCCGTGATCATCGCTCTGGGATTCCTGGTTTTCTTTTTCTGGAGCGTTAAGAACGGAGATTATAACGATCCCGAGATGCCAGGGCATCGTATGGTTCTTGATGAAGAAGACGATGTCGATACTTCGATAAAAAAGAAATCCGCCAAAAAGGAAGGCAGAGCTTAA
- a CDS encoding FixH family protein has product MSSSLRRAFIVIGLFFAVFFVAIFYTVRTAVKSYEPPTDPAYHEKGLDYQKRNDEFDRARARGWTAKINLFDAESIQAGENTLNVVLEKDPSKPAGEFGPADRDAVLVTISHPASVEGRKQLQFPASDFVRSGNTMQMSKKVDVSLKGVVEVSVEVRPDADSAIHISKKLTVQ; this is encoded by the coding sequence GTGAGTTCATCATTAAGACGAGCCTTTATCGTCATCGGTCTTTTCTTCGCCGTCTTTTTTGTCGCCATCTTCTACACGGTGCGGACGGCGGTGAAAAGCTATGAGCCGCCGACCGATCCGGCCTATCATGAGAAGGGACTGGATTATCAGAAGCGCAACGACGAGTTCGATCGAGCGAGAGCGCGCGGCTGGACGGCGAAGATCAATCTTTTCGATGCAGAATCGATTCAAGCGGGAGAGAATACGCTGAATGTCGTGCTTGAGAAAGATCCGTCGAAGCCGGCGGGCGAGTTCGGTCCGGCAGACCGTGACGCCGTGCTGGTAACGATTTCGCATCCGGCGTCGGTTGAGGGACGTAAGCAACTTCAATTCCCGGCATCGGATTTTGTGCGATCGGGCAACACGATGCAGATGAGCAAGAAGGTCGACGTTTCGCTGAAAGGCGTGGTTGAGGTTTCGGTAGAGGTTCGCCCCGACGCCGATTCGGCCATCCATATCTCGAAAAAGCTGACGGTGCAGTAA
- the ccoG gene encoding cytochrome c oxidase accessory protein CcoG — protein sequence MVISRPVTGKYRAIKNKINVILFAIFLITPFIRIGGIPLILLDIPARKFFIFGLTIWPQELYFLHVLLLLGGFLLFAVTALFGRIWCGYACPQTLFTEIYDKVARVLTGNRHGKAGASKAVWAWVYFVWAVMSIAFSLVFLGYFKPYEEIIRDIVQGNFLTEGTLVPAPWVIFMIMSVGVAWGNMAYFRENMCRLICPYGRFQTAMLDGHSPIVSYNVNRGEPRREKKTQKVGQHKGDCIDCDLCNLVCPTGIDIREGLQIGCLSCGLCVDACTTVMGKLKKETLIDYRTIEQVTNPEAKIHYLRGRTMVYGVILTILVSVFAFLLVKRVPIYANAVRDKAITSIHVPGTGWQNGYEIHVGNLSHHDIDVRIDPEEGSPYTIIRTDDSLHISAGGYERIRYIVQYPESLGRPVANAMPITFTVTDQADPKVKKVIKSTFTFPY from the coding sequence ATGGTTATTTCGAGGCCGGTAACCGGAAAATACCGGGCCATTAAAAACAAGATAAACGTTATTCTCTTCGCCATCTTCCTGATCACGCCCTTCATTCGAATCGGTGGCATTCCTCTTATTCTTCTCGATATTCCTGCTCGCAAGTTCTTCATCTTCGGCCTTACAATCTGGCCTCAAGAGTTATACTTCCTGCACGTTCTTCTGTTGTTAGGCGGATTCCTGCTTTTTGCCGTTACGGCTCTTTTCGGTCGTATCTGGTGCGGCTATGCCTGTCCGCAGACGCTTTTCACCGAGATCTACGATAAAGTAGCAAGAGTCTTAACAGGCAACAGACACGGAAAGGCCGGTGCATCAAAGGCCGTATGGGCATGGGTGTACTTTGTATGGGCGGTTATGTCGATCGCCTTTTCTCTCGTCTTTCTGGGTTACTTCAAGCCTTACGAAGAGATTATTCGCGATATCGTTCAGGGGAACTTCCTGACCGAAGGCACGCTGGTTCCGGCTCCCTGGGTTATTTTCATGATTATGTCGGTGGGAGTCGCCTGGGGCAATATGGCATACTTTCGCGAGAATATGTGCCGCCTGATCTGCCCGTATGGTAGATTCCAGACGGCCATGCTGGATGGACATTCGCCCATCGTCAGCTATAACGTGAATCGCGGCGAACCGAGACGCGAGAAAAAAACGCAGAAGGTCGGCCAGCATAAAGGCGACTGTATCGATTGCGATCTGTGTAACCTTGTTTGCCCGACGGGTATCGATATTCGGGAAGGCCTGCAGATCGGCTGTCTTTCCTGCGGGCTCTGCGTCGACGCCTGCACTACGGTGATGGGCAAGCTCAAGAAAGAGACTCTTATCGACTACAGAACGATTGAGCAGGTGACGAATCCCGAAGCGAAGATTCACTATCTTCGCGGAAGAACGATGGTATATGGCGTCATCCTGACGATTCTTGTTAGCGTATTCGCCTTCCTTCTTGTGAAACGTGTACCGATCTATGCTAATGCCGTGCGCGATAAGGCGATTACGAGCATTCATGTTCCGGGTACGGGATGGCAGAACGGATACGAGATTCATGTGGGTAACCTGTCTCATCACGATATCGACGTGAGAATCGATCCCGAAGAAGGATCGCCTTATACGATTATCCGCACTGACGATTCCCTGCATATTTCTGCTGGCGGCTATGAACGTATCAGGTATATTGTTCAGTATCCGGAATCGCTCGGACGTCCTGTGGCGAACGCCATGCCGATCACCTTTACGGTGACCGATCAGGCCGATCCGAAGGTAAAGAAGGTTATCAAAAGCACCTTTACCTTTCCGTACTGA
- a CDS encoding c-type cytochrome, which yields MSDKDLNEYLDEGIPDDDRGWLPAWWSWLGIGAVIFSIGFAIIMHGMLDWSQEKQYAEEVALHEQKHPQQSAGLNADGSNPFRGDAAAIASGEKSFQARCAMCHKNDLTGLVGPSLVDTTWLHGDTDQAIYDVVMNGVEADKLMLNPPKGPMPAHKQSVGAKGVLEILAFIASKNTSLKAN from the coding sequence ATGTCTGATAAGGATCTGAACGAATACCTCGACGAGGGAATTCCCGATGACGATCGGGGCTGGCTGCCTGCATGGTGGAGCTGGCTGGGCATTGGCGCAGTCATCTTTTCCATCGGCTTTGCCATCATCATGCATGGTATGCTTGATTGGAGCCAGGAAAAGCAATACGCCGAAGAGGTTGCTCTGCACGAGCAGAAACATCCTCAGCAGAGCGCCGGCCTGAACGCCGATGGATCGAATCCATTCCGTGGCGACGCTGCGGCGATCGCTTCCGGCGAGAAAAGCTTTCAGGCGCGCTGTGCGATGTGCCATAAAAACGACCTGACCGGTCTTGTCGGACCGAGTCTTGTCGATACGACATGGCTGCACGGCGATACGGATCAGGCCATTTATGACGTGGTCATGAATGGTGTCGAAGCCGATAAGCTCATGCTGAACCCGCCGAAAGGCCCAATGCCCGCGCACAAACAGAGCGTTGGGGCGAAAGGAGTTCTTGAAATTCTGGCGTTCATCGCCAGCAAGAACACCTCACTGAAGGCGAACTGA
- a CDS encoding cbb3-type cytochrome c oxidase subunit 3: protein MDQELIGIYKGLRLPLLGMVLLFIGWYVYRPSKKKDMEEARFSMLDDDVDPGLSEKFRQKEESK from the coding sequence ATGGATCAAGAATTGATAGGAATCTACAAAGGGCTTCGCCTTCCTCTTCTGGGTATGGTGCTGCTTTTCATCGGATGGTATGTTTACCGCCCTTCAAAAAAGAAGGATATGGAAGAGGCCAGGTTCAGCATGCTTGACGACGACGTCGATCCCGGTCTGTCCGAGAAATTCCGGCAGAAGGAAGAATCGAAATAA
- a CDS encoding cbb3-type cytochrome c oxidase subunit II, which produces MAHSNENLTWYEKLSHKLEDKGLQFTVWTTIAILIGGLVELPPFFLMGEVNTPKDVTPYSAVELAGRDAYQQEGCFYCHTQMIRPFKWETDRWDRNREYGPEPYSKAGEYVYEHPFLWGSKRTGPDLWHEASLNNNATWQADHLKNPQLMSPGSIMPSYAHLFEEMVDADQIQANMKALKMIGVPYSDEEIESAPARVKGMTKGDALVAYLLKLGRDQKK; this is translated from the coding sequence ATGGCACATTCTAACGAAAACCTGACCTGGTACGAGAAACTCTCGCACAAACTCGAAGACAAAGGTCTTCAATTCACCGTATGGACGACGATCGCCATTCTGATCGGCGGTCTTGTGGAGCTGCCTCCTTTCTTCCTTATGGGAGAGGTGAACACTCCGAAAGACGTGACGCCGTACAGCGCCGTCGAGCTTGCCGGCCGTGACGCCTATCAGCAGGAAGGATGCTTCTACTGCCATACGCAGATGATCCGTCCTTTTAAATGGGAAACGGACCGCTGGGACCGCAACCGTGAATACGGACCGGAACCCTACTCGAAAGCGGGCGAATACGTATATGAGCATCCGTTCCTCTGGGGATCGAAGCGTACGGGCCCGGACCTCTGGCATGAGGCCTCGTTGAACAACAACGCCACATGGCAGGCTGATCACCTGAAGAATCCTCAGCTGATGAGCCCGGGTTCGATCATGCCGTCCTACGCTCACCTTTTCGAAGAGATGGTCGATGCAGATCAGATTCAGGCCAACATGAAGGCCCTGAAGATGATCGGCGTTCCTTACTCCGACGAAGAGATCGAGAGCGCCCCGGCACGCGTGAAGGGCATGACCAAGGGCGACGCTCTGGTGGCGTATCTGCTGAAGCTGGGACGCGACCAGAAAAAATAA
- the ccoN gene encoding cytochrome-c oxidase, cbb3-type subunit I, with amino-acid sequence MMQNRIDYDNQIVRWWVISALVWAGASLLIGVIIAFQMVYPELNLGPWLTFGRLRPVHTNGIIFGFTGSMIFASMYYSFPRLLKTPMWSKALSRAHFWMFIVTIVGAVLTLLAGFTQSKEYAELEWPLDLLVAVWWLTMATNFFMTIKNRQEKHMYVAIWFFIATIVTITVLYVVNNISIPSGLFKSYSVYSGATDASIQWWYGHNAVAFFLTTPILGMMYYYLPKHTKLPIFSHRISIIHFWSLIFIYIWAGPHHLLYSPIPNWAQSLGMLFSIMLIAPSWGGMLNGFLTLTQSKEKLRTDATLKFILVGITFYGMSTFEGPMMSIRSVNVISHNTDWTIGHVHGGALGWVGGICFAALYYLVPRLWNAKLYSEKLAEVHFWTATIGILLYVVSMWVSGVAEGLMWRAIDPATGGLMYPDWIEIVQQLAPYRLIRAIGGLSFLTGFFVMVYNLIMTIRNAGEGFVPVDLREGAEAA; translated from the coding sequence ATCATGCAAAACAGGATCGATTACGATAACCAGATTGTACGCTGGTGGGTAATCTCCGCTCTGGTCTGGGCAGGCGCCTCTCTTCTGATTGGCGTTATCATTGCCTTCCAGATGGTCTACCCCGAGCTCAACCTGGGTCCCTGGCTCACGTTCGGACGTCTGCGACCGGTTCATACGAACGGAATCATCTTCGGTTTTACCGGCAGTATGATCTTCGCATCGATGTACTATTCGTTTCCACGTCTGCTCAAGACGCCGATGTGGTCCAAGGCCCTTTCCCGTGCGCATTTCTGGATGTTCATCGTAACCATCGTTGGAGCGGTTCTCACGCTTCTCGCTGGTTTCACACAGTCCAAGGAATACGCCGAACTTGAGTGGCCTCTCGACCTTCTCGTCGCCGTATGGTGGCTTACGATGGCAACGAACTTCTTCATGACGATCAAGAACCGTCAGGAGAAGCACATGTATGTGGCGATCTGGTTCTTCATTGCAACCATTGTCACCATCACAGTGCTGTACGTCGTTAACAACATCTCCATTCCTTCCGGTCTGTTCAAGTCCTACTCCGTTTATTCCGGAGCGACGGATGCGAGCATTCAGTGGTGGTATGGGCATAACGCCGTGGCTTTCTTCCTCACAACTCCGATTCTCGGTATGATGTACTACTATCTGCCGAAGCATACGAAGCTGCCGATTTTCAGCCACCGAATCTCGATCATTCACTTCTGGTCGTTGATTTTCATCTACATCTGGGCCGGTCCTCACCACCTGCTCTATTCTCCGATTCCGAACTGGGCCCAGTCGCTCGGTATGCTGTTCTCGATCATGCTGATCGCTCCCTCCTGGGGCGGTATGCTGAACGGCTTCCTCACGCTGACTCAGTCGAAAGAAAAGCTCCGCACGGACGCCACTCTGAAGTTCATCCTCGTAGGCATCACCTTCTACGGTATGTCGACGTTCGAAGGACCGATGATGTCCATCCGTTCGGTCAACGTCATCTCGCATAACACCGACTGGACGATCGGACACGTTCACGGCGGTGCTCTTGGCTGGGTTGGCGGTATCTGTTTCGCCGCTCTGTACTATCTGGTTCCGCGTCTGTGGAACGCCAAACTGTACAGTGAGAAGCTGGCCGAGGTGCATTTCTGGACGGCTACGATCGGCATTCTTCTGTATGTCGTTTCGATGTGGGTATCGGGCGTTGCCGAAGGTCTTATGTGGAGAGCCATCGATCCGGCTACAGGCGGTCTGATGTATCCCGACTGGATCGAAATCGTGCAGCAGCTTGCTCCGTATCGACTGATCCGCGCCATCGGCGGTCTGTCCTTCCTTACCGGTTTCTTCGTGATGGTGTATAACCTCATCATGACGATCAGGAACGCCGGCGAAGGCTTCGTACCCGTGGATCTGCGTGAAGGCGCAGAAGCCGCTTGA
- the nth gene encoding endonuclease III: protein MRPGSLCSQSSEVSKKEALYIDEIYGRLKRKFGPVSCPLHYQKPYQLCVAVILSAQCTDEMVNRVTPELFKAFPDPRSLAEAPVAEVERLIHSTGFYRNKARNIQGFCRALVNEHGGKVPQTIEELVKMPGVGRKTANVVLQELYGISSGFVVDTHVLRLSRLLGLSHAKDAVRMEKDLMQKVPPKYWMDLSLYLIFLGRSACVARRPRCTECVLSDVCPSSTVDTKRPAPKKGRPSLHQD from the coding sequence ATACGGCCAGGATCTCTCTGTTCTCAAAGCTCCGAAGTGAGCAAGAAAGAAGCTCTTTATATAGACGAGATATACGGGCGCCTGAAGCGCAAGTTCGGCCCCGTTTCCTGCCCCCTTCACTATCAAAAACCCTACCAGCTTTGCGTTGCCGTCATCCTCTCTGCTCAATGCACGGATGAGATGGTGAATCGCGTCACGCCCGAACTTTTCAAGGCTTTCCCTGATCCCCGCTCGCTTGCAGAGGCACCTGTCGCCGAGGTCGAGAGGCTCATCCATTCAACGGGCTTTTACCGTAACAAAGCTCGCAATATACAGGGCTTCTGCAGGGCTCTCGTAAACGAGCATGGCGGCAAAGTACCGCAGACGATCGAAGAGCTCGTAAAGATGCCCGGAGTGGGTCGTAAAACGGCCAACGTCGTTCTACAAGAACTATACGGAATCTCAAGCGGCTTTGTCGTCGATACGCATGTGCTTCGCCTGAGCCGGTTGCTCGGCCTCAGTCATGCGAAGGATGCGGTGCGCATGGAGAAGGATCTGATGCAAAAGGTTCCGCCGAAATACTGGATGGATCTTTCTCTTTATCTGATCTTCCTCGGTCGTTCCGCCTGTGTGGCCCGACGACCCCGCTGCACCGAATGTGTGCTTTCAGATGTATGTCCGTCATCAACTGTAGATACTAAAAGGCCTGCCCCGAAGAAAGGCAGGCCTTCATTGCATCAGGACTGA
- the rpmB gene encoding 50S ribosomal protein L28, translated as MARQCDISGKKTSSGNTISHSHRKTKRKFKVNLVEKKVFLADENRTVRLRVSARMLKTLNKKGAKSLIKKYGQDLSVLKAPK; from the coding sequence ATGGCCCGTCAGTGTGATATTTCCGGAAAAAAGACGTCGAGCGGCAATACGATCTCCCATTCGCACCGCAAAACGAAGCGCAAATTCAAGGTGAACCTTGTCGAGAAGAAGGTATTTCTCGCTGACGAGAATCGCACCGTCCGTCTGCGTGTTTCGGCTCGTATGCTGAAAACGCTGAACAAGAAGGGCGCAAAGTCTCTGATCAAAAAATACGGCCAGGATCTCTCTGTTCTCAAAGCTCCGAAGTGA
- a CDS encoding DUF423 domain-containing protein has product MSDSREQDVQNDKERYERKGQQLAAIGAFFAGTAVALGAFGAHGLKKVLSEAALTVYRTGVEYQMYHGLALLALGLGIRVLSSQVGTPTLLKRLNTAAIFLIIGTLIFSGTLYIYTLAGVRLAAMITPVGGVSFLIGWALIVIALIQNRRSS; this is encoded by the coding sequence ATGAGCGATTCAAGAGAACAGGATGTTCAAAATGATAAGGAACGGTATGAGCGAAAAGGCCAGCAGCTCGCTGCGATCGGCGCCTTTTTCGCGGGAACTGCCGTTGCACTGGGAGCCTTTGGAGCACATGGCCTGAAAAAGGTACTGTCGGAGGCCGCGCTGACAGTATATCGGACGGGCGTCGAGTACCAGATGTATCATGGCCTGGCACTCTTAGCTCTGGGCCTCGGAATCCGAGTTCTGAGCTCGCAGGTCGGAACTCCGACCTTACTCAAACGGCTGAATACCGCAGCCATCTTCCTTATCATCGGTACTTTGATTTTCTCGGGAACGCTCTATATATACACACTTGCCGGAGTGAGGCTGGCCGCCATGATCACGCCGGTCGGAGGAGTTTCGTTTTTGATTGGCTGGGCGCTGATCGTCATTGCTCTGATTCAGAACAGACGATCTTCCTGA